Within Dreissena polymorpha isolate Duluth1 chromosome 13, UMN_Dpol_1.0, whole genome shotgun sequence, the genomic segment TAGGATCTCATCAGCCACTACCGACATGCGGACAGTGACATCTGAAACAATAATAGGCGCCGCtgctatttatttaatatttatacgccCAGCTGTTTACACACGATAGCGGCGTGTGACAGCGTAATTCTGCCTTTCAAGATAAGAACCAAATTGGGTTGATTGTATAAGTATgtcaatttatttgcaaaacaaattagaggaaatattttattgcaaCGATGTATTGTTGAAATTCATGTTGTTTCCATTTCATAATTCAAAACAATCCacatatttaaagtaaaaatataattgtttatatgaTAGCATTAATGCTCCAATACTGACTTAATGCATTGTCGGACTTTACAATGTCAATCATATAATTGAAAATCTGTACTACAAAGTATGCATCAGACAAGTTCTGGCAGACGATAAATATCATAGTTGTTTGTGTATACCAAAGCCTTTAAAACCTATCTCCGAAGCGGTTTATTGCAGATACTTTTGACACTAAAACActtaaatgatttgttttatatGCGATGTGCTCGTCAGTTTTTTGGCGATCATCTTTTCATTTTTCCAAATGATTACAGAAAAAAATGCGATAATAATgtgataaatatgataaatacaaTACCATGTTTGTGTTGAACGGCaccaatttttttataaacaaaatgtattccaTCCTATATTTCTCCATGCTTCGACGGCTTCGAAGGCACTTATGTTTTTTCCGTACTTCATTCACGAATATAATGCAAGATATCtgccattttgttattatattcAATTCTACCCTATATTATTTTTGGAATATATAGATTGGTTACTTTAAATGTAGTGGGGACGTTGTATTTTACTTAACAAACTTAAATGATGTAGCAGTACAAGGTTATATTTAAGAATATATGTGCTCAGGGTGcatgatcaacggggttcacatggggtttacacacgggctggacagaatgtaaagaTTGTTGTTTAATGTTCACGAAATACATTtccaaaaatcttaagtgcataaaagaaagtttttcttgcagtttgttccgatatattataatttaagaataaatcattgaatacgtctgaaatcggtgacaaaataaCAAGTTGCGTGTAGCATAAAAGTGTAAAGGAATGCTGTACACAtcgaatttttgaacaagaacacaggcttattaaaaaagtaattcggatgtatttcacattgccataagcagcacaaAATGTATTTCATGTAATAGTTGAAATTCTAATGAAAATGTGTtattaaaagttatttgaaaaaaaaacaccacttaccggtgtgtgtACATCCCTTAATttttaattgtgaaccccacacagtcacgtgatcctgcaccctggttcTGTACAGAGCGAATGTCTAGCAAGGTTAAGATGACCAATTGACGTGTGTGTGGCACTTTACACGTTGGTGGAGATGGATGCAGTATACATTTttagatattttatttataaatgatttgtTATGAGGAAGTGGGGAGGATTGAAATACTTATTGTACACATTTTAGTAACATTCttgttaattgtcaattaaaatcCTTTACTTACAATATAAACTATGTTTACAAGGTGAGCTGTGCGATTTATGAATAGCTTCCGTCCTCGCACGTCTTTGCCATACTACATCGATTTTAGCCCCATGTAAATGCAATTTAAGCAGAATGTCTATATTGACAATATCTTTCCGAATTCAAATGTTGTCAAAGTAGAACTGAAAAGTAGCTGCCCATGAAGGATATTGTTACATTTTCAGTATTTGTACTCGAtcatcaatcttgatgaaatatgatcGGTATGTGTATATTAACCATATCTAGGACCAATTTCGAACTTTGGTCAAGTTCGATGAAATAGAACACCTTGTACTACATATTTGAAACCTTGTTATTATTCTAGAACACACCGTTTGTGATTCCATATTGATAAAATTCGGTAAGAAGTTCAATCTGTATACTACTCAGCCTAATTTCAAAATTATGTCAAGTGTGGTCGTAAACTTGAACCCaaagtcaaatattagaaaaagtATGTTTTCACTTCACAATTGGGATGTTAATAGAAACCATATATAAGCTGAGTTCGAATAAAAGCCGCATGCAgttaaaaacaaggtcaccacGTCCAATCGGCGATAATTGTCGTATCACTTTAGATCCAGCATGGTCCACTTGTTTCACATTAGTTCACGAGTGACTGCTGGTTTGAGTAAACGCCAATAAACTTGCTTTAAATCCTCAACATTACGTAAGTTCAGGCTTTGAATGACCACTTTAGAAATGCAATCCAGACATTTTATCGGATCAAAATGTAGAATGTAGTCTAAATTAATGTCAATCCATATTTAAAACACGCAATCAATAATCATTTATTGTGATAATTAAAACGTCACTCTTTTAGAATTTATTTTTTACGGAATGTTTGCAATAGAGAAACAAAGCAGCACATTGAATGGTACATTAAGCAATATACAGCTACGACATTGGTAGTGTATACGTTACTCTATTAACCTTAATTAACCATCTAAAACTGATGAACTAAGTCATTTTTACTATttgtaaaatgtaatttaaacCGTGTTTTAGTTCAGGCACGCATGCTTCAGATTTAATTTTtggttataataataattataagtatcAGTGTAAATATAACGCTCGTCGTTTGCGTGAGTTTCGTTTCAGTGTGAAAGTATAACAGGCATGCGGATGTTGCAGAGGTTGAAAGATCGCATAATTTATAGGTCGTCATATTTCTGCGGTGTCTTTTGCTTATAGTTTCACCTATTGCCTACGATGTTCAATGACTGTTCTTGGTGCCGATGAACAGCTACTGATTTGAACTTAATGTGTCGTAAAATAGCTGCAAGTATAATTAGATTGCTTACGTCATGTGTGATGCTTTTTCTTGATGCAAATATATTAAAAGATTGACTTATTTGCAGGTGGTGATGTCTGTCTTGCCTGTACAGATTCACCTGTTACTCGAGAATGTCTTTACACAATGACATGTGAATCACACGaggtacatattttaaatgtcatattaactGTACTGAAATATGTCTTATGCGAAGCAGTCATCCCCAATCATCATGTCGAATAATAAACATCTAATACAGAACAATGTGCAACATGTTACATTTATTGCATATTGTTGTCATCCGTTTAAAACAGTCAACGTTGACTATTATGAACTATGTGGTATTTGGGCTTTTTTATAGCACAAACCAATTATTTTTGTACCATCGACAATGTTCATACGTAAGTTAACGTATCAATAGCCAATCAACATACTtgaaatgaaaattaaagaaTGATCTAAATAGTTTACCTTATGGAAAACAACTAActgtattttgcatatttttttaaaatatgcgCGTTATATTGTATTTACTTTGTGTTTTGAAACTAAAGAGTTGCTATGCTGACGCATTTGAGAATCCAAATGGTGACATCGTTTTCAATTTGGGCTGTCGGGATAGACAAGTAAGTAGAGCTAATATTTCACAAGCAATGTCATTCTACAACCTCAAGAAAATTATACTGTTTGTACATGGTAAATCTTGTataaactttttgttttaatagaGTTGCGGGTTTAAATCGAACTTTCTGTCCTGGTAATGCTTAGAATGAGGTATCACTCCTTTATATTCTATTATAAGTAACgtaattcaataaaattaattatctAATAGTATTTGTAATATAATATGAGTACTGTCACGCAGTGATCGCTATGCTATATAATGTCGAATAACAAcgattataatttaatataagaAATTATGATGAAGTATTATACTATATATTTCTTATTAATGCAGTGCAACTTTTTCACCGTATACAAATATCGTTTTCATAAGCTCTGTGGCTCTTTCGGCAAACGCGAAGTGGTAACCCGATCCAACGGTAATACGCAGCTGTGCGCTCAGTGTTGCTTTGGAAACCTTTGCAACGCTGCCCTCTGTGGACAAACTGGTATTCCGATGACCTCACTGTATTAAGTCTGTGGCCTTCTTTAATACCTGCGGAGCAATATTATGTATTGAATGCTATTAATTTACTTCATTATGACTAGTTAATGACTCAACAAAGACTGCTATTGCACTGTctgaaatttatttgatttgagaGTTTTGAATGACAACCAGATATGTGTAAATATTCATCAGACGTTGACAACTCAGTTTTCAATTCCTTACtatgtatgttatgtttaaagTTGACAAATGTTTTTTCAATAAGCTGGTTTTAATAAACTACCACCACAGGCATACTCACGGGCTTTAACGCAactttgaattatgttttttttactgttttatatATCTAGatctaaaataacattaaaaaaaacgcgATCGCAGCATTTGCTTCCCATGCTAATGTCAAACTGCCTTCTTCACCCCTCCTTCCCCTCAGGACTGCCCTCTGTTGGCCCCGTGTGTTTTAAGTGTGATCAGGCCAACACACCGAGCTCGTGCAACACGATAGCGCTATGTGGAAGGGATGACGTACGTCTCATTTAACATGTTTTCGTTGTAAGGGTTTCTGTTACAAAATATATTCTCTCATCAAGTGACGCGAGTGTATAGAACATCACATGTTGTTGTTTGCATAATGGATTTATCGTGTTTCATCGCGCTTTAAACACTGTTTTGCAGTTTAAAGTTTTGAATATTTAGCCGTATAATTAAGCATGTAGGACTATTTGAACACGTTGAAAACTGGATCTTCTATGGCCTTCCAACAAGAACATAAAATCATGTTTGATATTTATAGTGAGTAATCTCAAGTAAATATAGTATTAACTTTTAGTTGTATAGTAAGATTGAAATGTCCAACATGTCCGCCGTGTGATCTGTCATCCTTTCCTTCATATTTGACAGGTTATTGTTGACTATATTAACATAGTAATACATCAAATTCATACATTAACTACTATATATAATTgtcttttttaaatgtcaacattaattgtgcatatataatttgtattgtgTACAGGTATGCCACGTAGAGAAAACCATTGGTTCGCTAACCCACGCTACGCTATACAAGTCAGGATGTCTACACAAAACCGTAAGTgtgaaaattaatatgtataattGGCACTTATATACGGTTGTACATATGATGTTTATGTTCAGTTGAGTGCATGGATATTAGTGTGATGTTTTATCTAAGCTGATTTGTATTGAACCAGATCATCTTCACGTGTATACAacttttaattcaatattaaacTACGAACAAACTGTTAAAGCAAATTATCTGAAATAT encodes:
- the LOC127854497 gene encoding neurogenic locus notch homolog protein 1-like — translated: MTCESHESCYADAFENPNGDIVFNLGCRDRQLCGSFGKREVVTRSNGNTQLCAQCCFGNLCNAALCGQTGLPSVGPVCFKCDQANTPSSCNTIALCGRDDVCHVEKTIGSLTHATLYKSGCLHKTNCDRHAQSLSLIGRKRYDNTVMSDQGPCTGSPCIHGRCFESSTDYACQCENGWQGKNCDQNSKLQTT